In Drosophila miranda strain MSH22 chromosome XR, D.miranda_PacBio2.1, whole genome shotgun sequence, the genomic window TAGCAACCGTTCCTGGGCCGAGGCCGATAGGAGGCGCCACGACCGCTTGATGCTCACATACTGGATGAGGGCGCGTATGCTGATCAGGAAGCCAAAGGCACAGATCAACCACCAAAGCCAGGAATTCTCGTGGGAGGCCAGGTCCGTCGAGTGCTTTACGATCAAGGTCCATTTGGCCAGCGACAGGCCGAAGCCAGAGAGGGCGCCGTACCGGGCGGCGATTGTGTGACAGAAACAGGTGAGCATCAGGAAGCCGATCCAATTGAACAGAAAGGCCACAATGAAGGCCGTGATGAACATGATGTCCGTGCCCAGCAAATTATCGGTGGTCGAGAGACTGTTATCCGGATCACTGGCATCGATGGCGATGAACGTCAGCGCCGGCTGGGCGGCACGCACTGCAGCCGCACCGTCGCGCAGCGGATTGGGCGGCAGCAGTGGGTTCGGCGGTGGCGGCAACTGTTGGTTCGAGGGCAGCGTCAGAAAGGCGGGCGGCAGCTCTCCATTTAGCGACTTCTCCATCTGCACCTCCTCGTAGGTGGGCAGTTTTCCGTGCATATCTTGCGGCAACTGTCCTCCCACCAACTCGCCGCCCTGCATCGGCCCCCCCATCTCGTGCCCGCTGACATGCGTGGTCAGCGACAGTGAGGGCATCTGAGCCTGCAGCGTGCCCTGTGGCTCTCCCACATTGGCCTCGTATGGCGGTGGTGCACTGAAATCGGCCTTGGGTGGTCCCAGCTGATCATCGTCGGAATTTTGGTTGTTGTGCGGCATGACTGAAAGATGCAACAGAGATATGGATGGTGGTATTAGTAAGGTGATTCAATTAGTGGTAGCTGCATGCCTCTTCTCTCACATCCATCCACCCCCTCGACTCTCCCAATTATAATTTACTTAAAATTCAAATATAACGCATTTTTTGTGGTTAAAAGTTTAGCtcgttctctttctctttaGTGTGTGTTGCTCTCGCTTTTATTAATGTTAATAGTTAATAGTTTACGCGGGCAGGCGTGGCGGGCGTTCAATCAAgttaaattaataataaataaatggtCGGCTAGCTGCCAAAATTGCATTGCATTATCTCTAAACTCCCTCGGAGAGCTATCGGCTCTCGTTCAGTAATACTTCTGCTATAATTTTAGAGGCACATCAGTGGGCGCTTAATACTaggatgtacatatgtatattatatagtcGTTATCGAATCGTTATCAAAAAATAGGTTaaaagaacaaacaaaaaaacagacgGGACGGTTAAACATGTTAGACATTCAATAAAACACTTGCTCGATCATTCGATCATTAGTTTCGTTTccgtttcagtttcagttaaAGATCGCATTAATTGCAGTGCCTGGGGCGGTGATTGGAAGCCAGGGCCTGGTAGTGGGCCTCCTCCAGCGAGAGAATCCGACAGGGTGCGAACGGACGTCGGGCTGAGCGCATTGGCTTTCGGCTATCGACCTCATCCATGCCATCGTTCTGACAGCCACCTCCACCCACCACATCGCCCACATCGGTGCCGCTGTCGTTtagcttctgcttctgctgcttctcGTGGCGCATGTAGAGGATCACGCAGCACATGGCCATGAAGAGCAGCGCCAGGGTGGCGCCACTCACGATGCTGGCCTTCTCCAGCATCACGCGGTTGCGCGTGGGCAGATAGGAGCCGTCGATCTCCTTGTACTCGCACCGCGGCCCCATGAATCCCAGGGCGCACTCGCAGTTGTACAGGATATCGTTGTGGATCTCCACGGTGAAGCAGGTGGCATCGTTCAGGCAGTACCAGGCCGCATATGTGGGCGGGCACTTGAAGGTGGGGAAGGTGATGTTCGGACGCGGCGTCGTTATGGCCACATTATCCGGCGGCAGTGTTGGCACGGGCTCGGCTCCGGCTCCAGGTCCCTCTGTGGTGGGCGGCGCCTCCGGACGGGGCTTGGGCATGGGACGCGATGAGCAGGCGGCACAAAGCGTCAAGCAGCTGGCGCTGATTAGAGCATAGGCAAGCAGCAAGACAGGGGCTCTCATCTTTACGGGGAATTCGGAAACGGATTCGCTCTTAAATCTAACGCATTTCTGGTTTACTTGGCtggaatgtgtgtgtgttttggccaCAGTCttgagtgtatgtgtgtgtgtgtgtttgcgtgtgtgagGTGTGTCTGTCTGGAGAGTTCTTTTGTGACTGGACGGACTGGATTGGATGACTTTTGGCTGATTGGCTGTCTGGGCGGCAggcttgtgttttgttttgttggtgctgctgcaaaacaaaaacgaagtGCAATTAAAATCAACTCAAAATTGTTTtacttttgtgtgtttgttcgGTACggttcgtttttgtttttgttttattctTGGAGCAGAGGAGGAGGGGTTTAACTCGTATTATTATTGCCTGCCTATACCGCCAGCCGCccctgtttctgtttctctctTTTTCACTACCTAATTAAAGGCAAGAACAAGAAAATCGATTTTCATAAATTTTGTATCAAAATGTCATCGTTTATTTACCTGACGGCGAATCGCGAACGCGCTGAACTCAAGCTGCAGTTGTTTAcacattttttatttattcatttaaTAATACATTTCTCTTGTCACTCTCTTTGTCACGCACTTGACATAAAAATGCACTTGAAACACttgaatatatacatatacatatatatatgcatatatagtACCACGGATAACACGCCCGCCGTTAGATCTTATCtttcaaacaaaaacaatttcacAACGATGCTCTACTGATTTCTTGCTCATCGATTACACCATTACTATCGATGCTTACGAGGTGGACGGCACATAGCTGGACACAAACGCAAAAGGGTATTCCCccaattgattttgatttaATTAGCTACCGTGAGTGCCTggttatatattttttttctttaaggtATGAAcaagaaaataataaaattcCTTTTGCTTggatacacatacatacatatatggtcTTTTAAAAAAGTAGAATCAATTGAAAAGCACTTTGCCGGGTACCACCGCCGTTAACCCAAATGCCTCCATGAGGAACAGAACTCAACAGAATGCAATCTAAATTGATCGAAATTGAGTGCTCAAATATATTTATGATAGTTTTAAGTGCAGTTAATGTCCACCACATCGTACATCGTATATGTATTGGTGATGTGATATTGGTATACCTGCTTTCCAAAAGTAAAGTCCTTGAACTTAACCGTTAGGACTGTCTGGAACTGGGAGAACGCCGAGACACACTCACTCCCAATGATACATCACACTCTTGCTTCtataaataccaaaaaaatacacacacaggAAAGTAGACAGCTAAAATGGAAACGAGGAATTACAGGcacaagagcgagagagggcAGGAGAGGATGGCAATGGGATGATGTGCCTGCTGCCGGCTGACAGAGGCATAAGATACAAATGCAATCAAGTTGACCTTTCGGTCAATTGAAATGGAAAGAAACCAGAATCGAGGGTagagagagcacacacacagcccTGAAGGGGAGCAGAAGTGACGGGACCCAAAAATAGTTGAAGTCAATCAAGAAATTGCGTGAGCCGGAGCAATCGTAGGGTGAGGTGGTTAGTAGAGGAGAGATTGAGGTTGGGCCCAATTTGTGCCATGCAAATGGGCGCTTGTGTGTGACTGTGGGcgatgtatgtacatatgaacCGGACATATAGTCGTAATAAACCCTGTAGCAATGAGCTAATAGACTCGATGACGAGCCCCATGGGGCCTCCACCTGGGGTCACTTATCAAAGTCTCCGGCGAGAGGCGGAAGGTGAAAACAAAACGAATGCCGATTAGTACAACAAAATCAACAAGCTTTGAACGGTATTGATAAAGTGGGCGAATGGCTTCCACAAGTGTGGATTTCATGTGTGGATGCTAGGGTAATTACAGTTACCTGTGGATGAGTCAGATGTATTTGAAATATGGCAAAATTGCACGACAGCAagagtgtgcgtgtgtgtgaggGAGGGAGTAAGGGAGGGAGTACCACGTACTTGAGCCATCACTCTCTAGAGGGAGAAAGCAAATAAAACCTGGCACGACAAAGGCGTGGAAAAATTAGCAAGAAAAATAATATAACGCAGTTTACGATTTCAGTCTCTGGGCCTGGTTTTGGATTTCTGCTTTGTGGACGCCTGTTGATAAGAAATTTGAGCGCGTGGACAGCTGCTGTCTGGAAGGCGACTGGAAGGGGTTGACACATGCAGCAGGtgtagaaagagagagagagagagagagagagagagggagaggggcaGCTGCCATGGCCAAACCAGTTAAACGGGACCAGTGCACAAAAGAGAGATGAGAAAGATGCAAGCGGAAGCTGTCTGAATGGAAGGAAGGTCCCCTCCACTCAAGGGGCAGCTTGAATGAACAGCTAAAGCACAGCTACAATTGCATTactgcatgtgtgtgtgtgtaagaaAAAAAGAATGAGTATAAGAGAGGGGGTGGCGGCACTGCAAGTCAGAACAAGTTTCCAAGCCtctttttttgcttttgtacAAGGGCAAACGAATTAATTTACTAGAGTAAATATGAATTAAATAAACAGATGGACACACACACCATAGCAAGCCTTATCACAGTGTGAAGTTTTTTTAGCACCTAGTGGCGAAATCCCGTGGGATTATTAATTAGAAATGTTAATTTTCCAAACAAACACGCACATATAGACACACACAATTACTACTGCTTCTGCTCTCCTGGAGCCTGACGCTCTCTAACCTTTTTCATTTTCTCTTTCTATTTCTGGGCGCACTTTTACCACTTCGATGCTCTGATCTTATTtctaaattaattttaaatcGAATTTCTTGCAGTTTGCCTTTTTCTGTGCCATGTTCTATTTATTCACCTTTTTTCCTCCTCTATGCGTTGGTTGCTGCGATTCGTTTCTCTTTTGCGCAGCGCTCAGCTCTCGCTCTCGCACGCTCCAATTTATTGATTTGGCCACAAAATTTGTTGTCtgccaaacacacacagaataCTGTTTGTTTTTTGACTCCGATCACAGATTGGATCCTTCGTGTATCTTGATTATTGCATTTTCCAATGCAGTTTAAACTAAATTTGAACTCGAAGCAAAAACAAATGCACCCCCAGGCCAACAAATACgacagtgtgaccgcggacttatcgATCAAATATATGcggtctgaccctcagaaatataccgtaaatatactgacgaattattCAAGTTCCAtcatacatattcctcgtttttgatattccgttgaatattaCTAGTTGGATAGATCCATCACCCATAACAACATAATTTTATCAGTTGAGCAATATCTAAGTTGAGCAATAGGAACGATTTTTCTCTTGTTTTATTACGTCTTAtttgtttgacctttttcgctaaaacctttatgtagacaaaatccaataaaagcaactATTTCAAAcaagccagtcaagtagaaaataggTTCATTAATATGAAAAATGTATGTGGGCGGGGCTGAGAGATATAGATAGTTAGTAATATTCctcggaatatcaaaaacgaggaatatgtataatataaCTTGaataattcgtcagtatatttacggtatattttgaaaatgagatggtttattttggtatatttgtAAGTCCGGTCACACTGGTGGACATAGTAAATTTAATTAGAACTAAATTATGCAGAAACTTGTACTTTTTACACTCGTAGCTATTACTGTGAGTATAATGTGTGCCACCACCTGCAAGAGATAACATTCTACCCTATTTCAGTGCCAGCAAACCCATGCCGAATTCACGGCCGCCGACTGTCGGGAGCTGGGCTTCATTAAGGCCCAGTTAATGTGCTCCAGTTGCGACAAACTGGATGACTTTGGCCTGGAGACCCTCAAGTGAGTGGTAGTAGTCCATGTGGTATTACTCTTATAATATCCTCCATTCCACAGGACCCCGTGCAAGCAGTGCTGCACTCTGGACCAGCAGCCGGCGGCACAGCGCACCTATGCCAAGGCCATTCTGGAGGTGTGCACCTGCAAGTTCCGTGCCTATCCCCAGATACAGGCCTTCATCCAGAGCGGACGACCCGCCAAGTTCCCCAATCTCCAGATCAAGTATGTCCGTGGGCTGGATCCTGTGGTGAAGCTGCTCGATGCCGCTGGCAAGGTGCAGGAGACACTGTCCATAACCAAGTGGAACACGGACACCGTGGAGGAGTTCTTTGAGACGCATCTGGCCAAGGATGGCAAGGGCAAGAGCTCCTACAGTGTAGTCGAGGAGGCagtcgacgacgacgacgatgattaTCTGCTTACGAATAAAGTTTGAAATCTTGATTCCAATAAAATACATTCCACAGTTTTAGAGTGACTGAGGATGGTACAAGAGAAGAGAGCGGAGCTTTGGGTGAGAAAAAGCTTTCACTGCAATGCGAAAATTCTCAAATTCTTGAttcataaaaataaattaatacaTTTTATTTGGTATCTTCCCATCGATTGAATTGGAGCGAGTGGTGGATTGGGGCCCGCCTGTACAATAATCAcaatgtctggccattgttTTCGACATTCTTATCACGGCGACATCACATCACCATCACACTGCGGTACGGCGGTACGGTGGTACGGCGGTACTTTACCTTTACCCCCCATCAGGCAATCAGCCATGACGTCGAATTCGACTCACATGGCCAGGGCCCGGCTCCTCGACTTAACCAATATTTGATCAGCCTGTTTAAATAATTGTGGTAAATGAAAATGTAAATAGTTCTTAGGTATTTCAGCCCGCCAAAACCGTGGCTGATGTCTATTTCCGATCTGTGACGCAGCCTTCACAGCACCACCCACCCGCCGCTCGCCCTCCCCTATCCTGATCAATCTCGGAAGCTACTCTCCATGTTCAGAGGATCTCAAATGCAGCCAGAGGAGAGTGGACGCACACGGAGAGAGAGAATAGAGAGGACGCGTGCTGATTGGCAAATTAAAATGTTTTTTGCATTATTATCGCCTGTTTACGTTTCATTACAATGCAGTTTTCTATTTGTGTTTTTTATTTGCTTTACTGAtgcttcttctccttcttcttcgtgctgctgctgttgctgcagttgTTTATTGTTTTAATCAAAGTCTGCGGTGCACAGTGGGCAAATATGAATATGAATTGCATAATGCTGCGGAGGCACATACACGAGCATCTCAGGGTtactgctctctctctctctctctctctccctcactGCATCATTCCATTGGATTTTCATACACATCTCAGTGTTAAGGATTGcactctcgctctctttctgCTTGAAGAGCTACGCACAGTTGTATTCCAGTGGTTCGTTCTACACATCTCAGGGTTAAAGTGTTCATGCCTGCTTTCTCCCTCTTTTTCATTGCTTTAATATATTATCGCTGCATTTCCCAGTTTATTACGCACCACCGTTAATCTTCCAGTGCCAGCGGGGGCTCAGAGCTGCTGGAGAACAGGACCCTTTTCTCGGTACGCCATCGTCTCCATCTTTTCCATTGTATTCTCCCCATCACGGAACGTCATTCCCCACATCCATCCTGCCACTCTCGTGGCAATGCATCCAAGCATAAATGCGAGTACATGTGACAATCCCAACTCTAACGTCAATGACGTGGGGAGCCCTCTGAGGCATATGTATGGGCTATATTTAGCGACTGTTATCACAAAAATGTACCTACATACACTCGGAGGCGGCTGCCACGCCCCAATATCAATCTGTGTAGGCAAAGGAAAGTGCGACCTACAATCAATACTAATTATTTgccattattattatttctacATATTCATGGCGTGGGGGGGGAAGGCGGAGATTCTGCTGAACCTTATCAATAAGGGGACTCGGGCTCGGGTGCATTCAACTGTTGTGTGCCACAGAAACTATGTATACCACAAAGTGTATAAATATAGGGTGGCTAGAGAGAGGACTTTTGGGATAGTTTCGTAACAGAAAGCGTGAGAGATTCCTAGTTGCATCCAATTTAAGCAGCAGCTCGCAAAACAAGGAATGCCTCACCTCATGTAAAGACACCTTGGGCCAGGCAGAGAGCGGCGAGCCGAGCAGCGCTGTCAATGTCCCCCATCGTCCATGCCCCCCATGGATGGATGGGTATTGTGgggtggcgtggcgtggcatGGACGAATGCCGTGCACTGAATGTCGACTGATTCTGTACCCGCGACCTGGGGAGGGAGGAGAGTAgatctgttgctgctgctgttgttgtttcttctCTCGTGCTTTTTGCGTTCCACTGATAACATTTGCGCCTTTGGAGTGGTGGAGCTCTGATAACGGTAATGACGTTATCGTCACAGCGTCATCTACAACTAACACAAGCaaacagatacacacacacacacacgcacacacagttAATCAAGAAAGCGATTTGATTTCATGCCATTTTAGCACTTAATTAAGAAATAACatgaacaaaaataataatcaaCAAAAGCCAGCAATCTTGTACttcccctccctctctctctctatcagtgtgtctctcctctctctctatgtTTCTTTTTCTCCCTTTTATTCATTCTCCACGTTTCAGTTTTGGCGCGGGCCACAGTTGTTTTTATGCTAGCTGTTGGCTACAGTCGAACCTCGCTAAAAAGTTTTCAATATCCAACGCACTGTGCTAGAACTTAACAAATTAATGTTGTTCGTTTGTACGAAGCCTTACTGTACATGCTTCaactgtttgttttttttcccaCTTGCGCTTTGCCCTTCCCCACGCTTATTCGTTCCATTACTACATACATGTGCGGCTTGCCCTTTACCGTTAGCAGCCTGTTGCTGTCAGAGTTTAtgcggagagagagagagagagagctcccCCCACGCGCGCTCTCCCAGGGGATCGAACTCACTCTCGctgtccctctccctctctcttgtTAATTGGTTTTGCGGCTGTAAATATCGAAAACTTGATTTTGGAATTACGATATCTGCTTGTATTATTTATTAACCAAATACTGACGTCTTCAgcatattattatttattttatttattcttTAATCTGCGACGCTTTTGGCAGAGTCTCTTCCGTCTCTCTCGCACCGTCGCACATGTTCAAACAATGGACCTGAAGAATTAGAGAAACCATGGCTCGCAGCTTAAGATTCCAATGGCAGTGAAACGACAAGTCTGATTTTCTGCGAATTGGACAGAATTATGTGAAGTTAATATGTACATCTGTATAGTAAAAATGGTAGCATTTAATAGGATTTTCTAAAGGTCGTTGCCAACCGTCGTTCGCGCTCATCTGCATGGGTATGTGGGTAAGGGGCCATAGGGGTATGTTTCAAGAGGAGTATCTCCGGCCCGTGGCAGTTATTCAATTTCCCGCATTGAACTTTGACTACGAAATTTAGCACagcacacacaaaacacaaactGCGCCGCGCTTATTAACAAAGACACTAACTACACTACACTACTCGTACATGTCCCAGTATCCCAGTGTGGGTAAGCAGCGCCTCCAGAGAGTGTAGTGTAgagtgctgtgtgtgtgtgagagagtgTGAGCCCGAGCCAGAGCCAGCGAGCAATTAATAAATGTGCttgattattattttttctaTAAATTTACATAATTTTACGTGCAATTATTCGCACACTGAATAATGCATGCCATGGCATGCGTCCCACGTAAATGTCACTTACCGAAGAGAATAGCGCTCCCGCAGCTCGCTCCCGAATCGAGCTCGAACTTCGAGCTGGTGCTTTCGGCGAATCCCACATCCTTTTGGATTGCTATTTTTAGGCTACATCCTACAGGATGGATTTCAATGGTTCCAAAGGTGGTTCCGCTATTGTACGTACATAGGCACATACGTAGGTCCAAAGGTTCCTTCCATGCAGTTTGAAATAAAACATGATGGTTTCTTGGACTTTAAAATCAAATTTAAGATTTATTTGAAACAAATAACTGTGTTATTACATTGAATATAATCTTATGGCTGATTCTCCTCTGGTTTCTTGTTTGTTGCTGTAGTTGATTTTTATCGACGTTATTTCATAAGTGTAATCATATATTACATACACAATTACTTAGTTCATATTTGTATAATAATAGTATAATTTATAATTAGAATTTCACTTTCTTAACCATTAtagttattattattattatatttctTTAAgttttttgttgcattttttttttatttataagtATGTTTTTCGTTTAACACAAAACAGCAAGGACAAAAGATttatatttcttttttttgtttgttttgtttttgtgtatatttcatatttttgCGCGTTGCCCACATAAATTACATTTATAATTATATATTTCGTCTCTTCatcattgtttttttttgtaaatttttttcTTGTGTGTTTTCGCCTGTAAAGATTTTGCTTTTTCCTCGCATTTA contains:
- the LOC108151449 gene encoding NEDD4 family-interacting protein 1 yields the protein MPHNNQNSDDDQLGPPKADFSAPPPYEANVGEPQGTLQAQMPSLSLTTHVSGHEMGGPMQGGELVGGQLPQDMHGKLPTYEEVQMEKSLNGELPPAFLTLPSNQQLPPPPNPLLPPNPLRDGAAAVRAAQPALTFIAIDASDPDNSLSTTDNLLGTDIMFITAFIVAFLFNWIGFLMLTCFCHTIAARYGALSGFGLSLAKWTLIVKHSTDLASHENSWLWWLICAFGFLISIRALIQYVSIKRSWRLLSASAQERLLFFY
- the LOC108151450 gene encoding protein spitz, yielding MRAPVLLLAYALISASCLTLCAACSSRPMPKPRPEAPPTTEGPGAGAEPVPTLPPDNVAITTPRPNITFPTFKCPPTYAAWYCLNDATCFTVEIHNDILYNCECALGFMGPRCEYKEIDGSYLPTRNRVMLEKASIVSGATLALLFMAMCCVILYMRHEKQQKQKLNDSGTDVGDVVGGGGCQNDGMDEVDSRKPMRSARRPFAPCRILSLEEAHYQALASNHRPRHCN
- the LOC108153547 gene encoding selenoprotein F, with the translated sequence MQKLVLFTLVAITCQQTHAEFTAADCRELGFIKAQLMCSSCDKLDDFGLETLKTPCKQCCTLDQQPAAQRTYAKAILEVCTCKFRAYPQIQAFIQSGRPAKFPNLQIKYVRGLDPVVKLLDAAGKVQETLSITKWNTDTVEEFFETHLAKDGKGKSSYSVVEEAVDDDDDDYLLTNKV